TGTCCACTCTTATCAATAATTTGACATCCCTTCCTGTTGCGCGTCAAGTCGGTATTATTATTGGCTTATCCGCTTCGATTGCGCTGGCGATCGGCATTCTAATGTGGTCGCAAACTACCAGTTACACTTTGTTATTTGGCAACATGGAGCCTGTTGAACTGAATGAAGTGGTTCAGATATTAGATGCGCAAAATGTTAAATACGAATTAGATTCTAATACCGGCTCGATTATGGTGCCGACCGATCAGGTTCATCCGCTTAGACTTCAACTGGCTTCAGAAGGCTACCCGAAGCAAGCTGAAACAGGTTATCAACTGCTCGATCGTGAGCAAGGTTTTGGCATCTCTCAGTTCCGTGAAACCACCCAATATCATCGTGCGCTTGAAGGGGAGTTAGCTAAGTCGGTGGCTTCAATCAACTCGGTTGAATCGGCTCGAGTCATGTTGGGTATGCCTAAGCGTTCGGTGTTTGTTAGAAAACAAGAGGAAGCTAGCGCTTCAGTAGTTATTAAATTGCGCTCCGGTCGAACGCTGGACGAGCCAGCTGTATCGGCTATCGTTCATTTGGTTGCTGCAAGTGTACCTAATCTCAATCCAAAAAATGTAACCGTCGTTGATCAGTTGGGTAACTTGTTGTCGAATGATAGTAGTCCAACTAATATGCAAATGAGCATGAAGCAGCTGGACTACACGCGTTCAGTAGAAGAAACTTTGTCCAAGCGAGTAGTTAATTTAATTGCCCCGATTGTGGGCGGTGCAAATAAAGTAAGAGCCCAAGTAACAGCAGAGCTCGACTTTACTCAGCAAGAACAAACCCGAGAAAATTACGACCCGGATCCGGCCGCGATTCGTTCTGAGCAAGAAATCCGTGAGATTAACCGTAACGAAGGTCCTACCGGTATTCCAGGTGCTTTGACGAATCAACCTCCTAGAGCAGGTATCGCGCCAGAGGAAGGTTATACTGGCGCTCAAAATGACCCAAATCTAAAAAACCTATCCGAACGCAGTACTCGCAACTACGAAATTGATCGCACAATAAGCCATATCAAAAATTCAGTCGGCAATATTCGCCGTTTATCCGTGGCCGTAGTGCTGGATGATAAGTGGGTAGTAACGGATGATGGTATGGAGCGTCAACCTTTAACAGAAGCGGAGCTACAAAGTTATCGGCGCTTAATTACAGATACGGTAGGCTTGGATGAGACTCGAGGTGATACTTTAAGTCTCGTTAATGCATCATTTGTAGAGCCGGAAGATGACTTCTTTGAAGCCACACCAATTTGGCAGGAGGCTTGGTTCTGGGACATTATGAAGCAAGTGCTGGCGGCCTTGGCTCTATTTATTATTGTATTCGGTGTGATTCGCCCTATGTTAAGAGACCTATCACGTAAAGAAGAAACTTACTTAGATTATCCAGATGAAGTGCCGGAAGAGGACGTTGAAGAAATTCGCGATGCGGATGAAATTGCAAATGCTTTGGATAAGATGAACAAAGAATTGGAAGAGAAAGTTGCACAAGATAACGAGTCTAACTCAGAAGAGGCTGATGTGTTTGAACGTGTTAAAACAATGGCAACCAATGATCCTAAGTTAGCGTCAATGATCATTAAACAGTGGATGCAGGGGAAGTAATGGCTGAGTCGAGAATTGAAGAGATTGACGGTTCCAGTGATCTTAAGGGGATGGATAAAGCCGCTATTTTGTTGCTGGCTTTAGGCAAAGAAACAGCCGCTTCAATTTTGAAACATCTTAACCCGCGTGAAGTTCAGCAATTGGGCACGGCGATGACGAGTGTCGAAAATGTGACACATGAGCATGTTCATCAAGTTATGAAGTCTTTCGTAGACCTAGTTGGTGATGACGCACTGGGTGTGGATGCCAATGAGTACGCTCAAAGCTTAATGACCGACGCGCTTGGAGATGGCGGCGGCTATTTAATGGATGCGGCCTTGTTTGGCGATCAGGTTAAAGGGCTTGAAGCTCTAAAATGGATGCACCCCACTACGATTGCGAATATGCTGCGTAATGAGCACCCTCAGGTTATTGCTATTGTTTTATCTTATTTTGATTCTGACCAAGCTGCAGAAGTATTGCGTGGCATTCCTGCACGCTTCCAAGCCGAAGTTATCTATCGTATTGCGACCTTAACTACGATTCAGCCGAGAGCCTTATTTGATTTGAATGATGTGCTTGAATCGGCCTCACGTGATGGTGAAGGCGGTAAATTAGCGTCTATTGGCGGAGATAAGCGTGCGGCGGAAATTTTAAACTATGTTGGTAGTGGCTTAGATGGCAAGATTTTGGATGAAATTGCGGTAGAACATGAAGATGTCAGTAAGG
The Thiomicrospira pelophila DSM 1534 genome window above contains:
- the fliF gene encoding flagellar basal-body MS-ring/collar protein FliF, yielding MAESASLDNKLNAQPSAMSMSTLINNLTSLPVARQVGIIIGLSASIALAIGILMWSQTTSYTLLFGNMEPVELNEVVQILDAQNVKYELDSNTGSIMVPTDQVHPLRLQLASEGYPKQAETGYQLLDREQGFGISQFRETTQYHRALEGELAKSVASINSVESARVMLGMPKRSVFVRKQEEASASVVIKLRSGRTLDEPAVSAIVHLVAASVPNLNPKNVTVVDQLGNLLSNDSSPTNMQMSMKQLDYTRSVEETLSKRVVNLIAPIVGGANKVRAQVTAELDFTQQEQTRENYDPDPAAIRSEQEIREINRNEGPTGIPGALTNQPPRAGIAPEEGYTGAQNDPNLKNLSERSTRNYEIDRTISHIKNSVGNIRRLSVAVVLDDKWVVTDDGMERQPLTEAELQSYRRLITDTVGLDETRGDTLSLVNASFVEPEDDFFEATPIWQEAWFWDIMKQVLAALALFIIVFGVIRPMLRDLSRKEETYLDYPDEVPEEDVEEIRDADEIANALDKMNKELEEKVAQDNESNSEEADVFERVKTMATNDPKLASMIIKQWMQGK
- the fliG gene encoding flagellar motor switch protein FliG; this encodes MAESRIEEIDGSSDLKGMDKAAILLLALGKETAASILKHLNPREVQQLGTAMTSVENVTHEHVHQVMKSFVDLVGDDALGVDANEYAQSLMTDALGDGGGYLMDAALFGDQVKGLEALKWMHPTTIANMLRNEHPQVIAIVLSYFDSDQAAEVLRGIPARFQAEVIYRIATLTTIQPRALFDLNDVLESASRDGEGGKLASIGGDKRAAEILNYVGSGLDGKILDEIAVEHEDVSKAIQDKMFVFDDIIGIDDRGVQTILADVANDVLVIALKGAEATLKDKFLNNMSKRQADIMRDDLETGGPVKLSDVEEAQRTIIQTVRRLSDEGKVMMPGGTEEFV